A single Natranaerobius thermophilus JW/NM-WN-LF DNA region contains:
- a CDS encoding flagellar hook-length control protein FliK — translation MIKFFPSSPLTGQNNLKLTSIADKIKEIFKPGNTVKARVAKSQGDRVILDLNNNLFQVKSEIPLSEGTWIKGRVYIDSSGTTYLQLLESQEEAELNAKTDRFFKEQGSRISDTPLHREIAKTVISMGKKPSPNLITELASFFPTVSQDQPAGSGTFSLNNLEEIVFLHLNKLPINDSTVATAKSFLNSATLNSQELSTSPLGDVFLIPQAQNWGEHGLPGQGSGLNTQGIKTSLTNVFKLFLTNQDQSSSLNLQGQAVQGGQGENGENHPGPQVQVTETSPGTRELSPFRLESSGQDQNNLLALLGMSRAINAIRNESGQPNLIQEPLFGFFLLQLNGEKAPGEFYISRFQRQQKGPGYNAKQGSSEITLGISLNPRQLGPLVIRIHFKSKVLSLQFTSHIEDTNKLISKHLPSLKQQLNKSGLTVARAETQTARMETPELQSRLARTPFTPEGNLDYKI, via the coding sequence ATGATCAAATTCTTCCCTTCTTCTCCTTTAACAGGGCAAAACAATCTTAAGTTAACCTCCATTGCAGATAAAATTAAAGAAATTTTCAAACCTGGCAATACTGTCAAAGCCAGAGTAGCCAAGTCTCAAGGAGATCGTGTGATCTTAGATCTCAATAATAATCTATTTCAAGTAAAGTCAGAAATTCCATTATCTGAAGGTACCTGGATTAAAGGACGTGTTTATATAGATAGTTCGGGGACGACCTATCTCCAGCTCCTAGAGTCCCAAGAAGAAGCAGAATTAAATGCTAAGACGGATCGGTTTTTTAAAGAACAGGGCTCTAGAATTTCAGATACTCCCCTTCACAGAGAAATTGCTAAAACCGTGATATCCATGGGTAAAAAACCCAGCCCAAATTTGATTACTGAATTGGCCAGCTTTTTCCCAACTGTTTCCCAGGACCAGCCAGCTGGAAGCGGTACTTTTTCGCTAAATAATTTAGAAGAAATAGTTTTTTTACATTTAAATAAATTACCTATTAATGATAGTACAGTAGCTACAGCCAAGAGTTTTTTAAACTCTGCTACCTTAAACTCCCAGGAATTATCTACCTCTCCTTTAGGAGATGTATTTCTGATACCCCAAGCCCAGAACTGGGGTGAGCACGGATTGCCAGGCCAGGGTAGCGGTCTTAATACTCAGGGCATTAAAACTTCCCTGACCAATGTGTTTAAATTGTTTTTAACAAATCAAGACCAGTCAAGCAGTTTAAACCTTCAAGGTCAAGCAGTTCAGGGGGGCCAGGGGGAAAACGGTGAAAACCATCCTGGTCCCCAAGTCCAAGTCACTGAAACCAGCCCAGGAACAAGGGAGTTAAGTCCCTTTAGACTGGAGTCATCAGGACAGGATCAAAACAATCTTTTGGCATTACTGGGAATGTCCAGGGCTATAAACGCTATAAGAAACGAATCTGGTCAACCCAATTTGATTCAAGAACCCCTATTCGGTTTCTTTTTACTTCAATTAAATGGTGAAAAGGCTCCTGGTGAGTTTTATATCTCCCGCTTCCAACGACAGCAAAAAGGACCTGGATACAATGCAAAACAGGGCTCTTCCGAAATTACCCTGGGAATAAGTTTGAACCCAAGACAGTTAGGACCCCTTGTGATCAGAATTCATTTTAAATCTAAGGTATTGTCACTGCAGTTCACATCTCATATTGAAGATACCAATAAGTTGATATCAAAACATCTGCCCTCGCTAAAACAGCAGTTAAATAAGTCAGGATTAACTGTTGCCAGGGCGGAAACACAAACAGCTCGTATGGAAACACCTGAGCTACAATCCAGATTGGCCCGGACACCTTTTACACCTGAAGGGAATCTAGATTACAAAATCTAA
- a CDS encoding GNAT family N-acetyltransferase: protein MENPEQVHIDYNFRKAGFQDRDEIITICDEMGKDYLPRVIDNWLSMEKGGLYLLEDQDQNNNNIVAFCQIKFHTEDQAWLAGMRVRPDYQNLGAGSVLTGKLAQKGGEEGASFVRLTTTLDNYPAQKVGEKHGFYKNSRWRIFFHEELPAENVIKSDEPRSKESKYRLTWQEFPCVKDWFEQCAAGKFELELGYNRKFLFLTDFTFVGLSSSEVQTLDDKTRYLLSVSGEDRISFLGEETSDSENRPVFAINKILFTDNELQQGKGDRLDFPALIRALLLELKAQGYWGYTIAIPYQLWVKHKEELTRFMPEDEGEAFYLMERSFK from the coding sequence ATGGAAAATCCTGAACAGGTTCATATTGATTACAACTTTAGAAAAGCGGGTTTTCAAGACCGTGATGAAATAATTACGATATGCGATGAAATGGGTAAAGATTATTTACCCAGGGTAATTGATAATTGGCTATCTATGGAAAAGGGTGGCTTATACCTGCTTGAAGACCAAGACCAAAATAACAACAATATTGTAGCTTTTTGCCAGATCAAATTTCACACTGAAGACCAGGCTTGGCTGGCAGGGATGAGAGTTAGACCTGATTATCAAAACTTGGGAGCAGGGAGTGTATTAACTGGAAAGTTGGCTCAAAAAGGTGGCGAAGAAGGCGCTTCTTTTGTTCGGCTAACTACTACTCTGGATAATTATCCAGCTCAAAAAGTTGGGGAAAAACACGGTTTTTATAAAAACTCTCGGTGGAGAATCTTTTTTCACGAAGAACTGCCTGCTGAAAATGTAATAAAAAGTGATGAACCTAGATCAAAAGAATCTAAATATAGACTAACATGGCAAGAATTCCCTTGTGTAAAAGACTGGTTTGAACAATGTGCTGCGGGTAAATTTGAGCTGGAGTTGGGTTATAACCGGAAATTTCTGTTCTTAACGGATTTTACTTTTGTAGGTTTGTCGAGCTCAGAAGTGCAAACTTTGGACGATAAAACCCGATACTTGTTATCAGTTTCAGGTGAGGACCGGATAAGTTTTCTTGGTGAAGAGACTTCAGATTCTGAGAACCGCCCAGTATTTGCTATAAACAAGATCCTATTCACTGATAATGAATTACAACAGGGGAAAGGAGACCGACTAGATTTTCCCGCTTTAATCCGTGCTTTACTTTTGGAATTGAAAGCACAAGGATACTGGGGCTATACCATAGCAATTCCGTATCAGCTCTGGGTAAAACATAAGGAGGAATTGACCAGGTTTATGCCAGAAGATGAGGGTGAGGCCTTTTATCTCATGGAACGATCCTTTAAATAA
- a CDS encoding MATE family efflux transporter — protein sequence MEPEEKQSSPGNSLEGRIAPDRENILRNLWKLSWPVMLGMMLHSTLAVADTFFVGRLGDYAVAAISLSGNIFWLLITISEVINVGTVSMVARFIGAEEPGKVKNTILHSGLFALLLSLLVSSLLIYFSAPFLSLFTQDEQILASGTAYLRIMAVGMFILFLYIVMSASFQGAGDTKTPMKMLFFANGLNIILNPVFILGLGPAPRLEVMGAGVATLVSNSLALLILGRWFFRTNKLPAIKVSDFQFNRSIARNIMAIGFPAGVQAISRPLTGMILMYMVSIFGDDAIAAFGVGQRALSYAFIVSAGLMVATTTMVGQGLGTGDLDYTRSISRKSIIIGFLFQGAIALVYFVLARPIMDLFITESQLAVEMGVNYLRIIALGLLFAGPIRAFVGTFKGAGDTVPGMVAAFISNWIVKLSLAYLMAFHMEIGTNGIWWAITISIGIEIAILYYWYQKGTWLYRKIQVQE from the coding sequence ATGGAGCCTGAAGAAAAGCAAAGCAGTCCCGGTAATAGTTTAGAAGGGAGAATTGCCCCTGACAGAGAAAATATCTTAAGAAACCTGTGGAAACTCAGTTGGCCGGTAATGTTGGGGATGATGCTTCACTCCACCCTGGCAGTAGCCGATACTTTTTTCGTAGGTCGTTTGGGGGATTATGCCGTTGCAGCTATTTCCTTGTCGGGCAATATCTTTTGGCTATTGATCACAATATCTGAAGTCATTAATGTAGGTACAGTATCCATGGTAGCAAGATTTATCGGTGCCGAAGAACCAGGAAAGGTTAAAAATACCATTCTCCATTCAGGACTGTTTGCCTTGTTGTTATCTCTGTTGGTATCTTCTTTGTTAATCTACTTTTCGGCACCTTTTTTGAGTTTATTTACTCAAGATGAACAGATCCTGGCTTCTGGAACTGCCTATCTTAGAATCATGGCTGTGGGTATGTTCATTCTATTTTTGTATATTGTTATGAGTGCATCGTTTCAGGGTGCTGGAGATACTAAGACACCAATGAAGATGCTATTTTTTGCCAATGGCTTAAATATTATTCTTAATCCAGTTTTTATCCTGGGCCTGGGTCCTGCCCCGCGCTTAGAAGTCATGGGAGCCGGGGTAGCTACTTTGGTCTCCAATTCCCTGGCCCTGTTAATATTGGGGCGTTGGTTTTTCCGGACCAATAAGTTGCCGGCTATTAAGGTAAGTGATTTTCAGTTTAATAGGTCTATAGCAAGAAATATCATGGCTATCGGATTTCCGGCTGGAGTTCAAGCCATATCCAGACCATTGACGGGTATGATATTAATGTACATGGTCTCTATCTTTGGTGATGATGCCATTGCAGCTTTTGGCGTGGGTCAACGGGCCCTGTCTTATGCTTTTATAGTATCAGCAGGTCTAATGGTGGCCACTACTACCATGGTAGGACAGGGACTAGGTACAGGAGATCTGGACTATACTAGAAGTATATCTAGAAAAAGTATTATAATCGGATTTTTATTTCAAGGTGCTATAGCTTTGGTTTACTTTGTCCTGGCACGGCCGATTATGGATTTATTTATTACTGAATCCCAATTGGCTGTAGAGATGGGTGTCAACTATCTGCGAATTATTGCCCTGGGCCTTTTATTTGCAGGTCCAATCCGGGCTTTTGTAGGGACTTTTAAAGGAGCAGGTGACACGGTTCCGGGTATGGTGGCCGCCTTTATATCTAATTGGATAGTCAAACTTTCTCTGGCTTATCTAATGGCTTTCCATATGGAAATAGGAACTAATGGTATCTGGTGGGCTATTACTATTTCTATTGGAATAGAGATAGCAATTTTATATTACTGGTACCAAAAGGGGACCTGGCTGTATCGCAAGATACAGGTTCAGGAATAG
- a CDS encoding EscU/YscU/HrcU family type III secretion system export apparatus switch protein yields the protein MARKPKHFKRAAALKYDQDKNQAPQLIAAGQGLVADEIIRRAEEEGIYIYQDPELANTLSQLSLYQEIPEELYQGVAEVLAFIQRIDRDSGNSPRD from the coding sequence ATGGCGCGCAAGCCCAAACATTTCAAACGTGCTGCTGCATTAAAGTACGATCAAGATAAAAATCAAGCCCCTCAGTTAATCGCTGCCGGTCAAGGTTTAGTTGCCGACGAAATAATTCGACGAGCCGAAGAAGAGGGGATTTATATTTACCAAGACCCTGAACTGGCTAATACTTTATCCCAGCTATCCCTCTACCAAGAAATTCCCGAAGAACTGTATCAAGGTGTAGCAGAAGTACTAGCCTTTATTCAAAGGATTGACAGGGATTCTGGGAATAGTCCAAGAGATTAA
- a CDS encoding CCA tRNA nucleotidyltransferase gives MTYNLEIALNSLIDRSGAKLIGKGFLVGGSLRDLLSGKIPVDLDLVFNREDLEVIVENLQLSQRRSDKGDKFIILDQGRQIFRFIPAEPETKIFVDLMPLKGRDLQEDLGCRDFTINAMALSLDKMIVKPNPKQGSVDEGSELLFKIPNSTKKMEQLIIDPFQGKLDLKHKVVRPVSQRIMENDPLRCLRAFRFFVLGYDLSREILNLIEEGEYSWSDIYGQIAQERIYHEMKAIWASNSSLQRQAQLLQLMQVLGFDEHINFRQNNLITLSSILEMLLDSWSWSKTYPQINRFELAFLLWDLAGFNFYEELTLPKSLKSLQEGVLRGRQQIPVNVCSKCRYRFYARELVKFRDSTWLKLESLGWLLNFARTQVQEFNSSSNVEFNNSRDMEGVIKLSLKKEAQIIPLLITRYKQIKEKYDGNWLLEHSGKDPGPWLKQALQDLHYQKLIGDESGESNYE, from the coding sequence ATGACTTATAATCTGGAAATTGCTTTAAATAGTTTAATAGATCGATCAGGGGCAAAGCTAATTGGAAAGGGTTTTCTCGTGGGTGGCAGTCTTCGAGATCTCCTTAGCGGCAAAATCCCCGTTGATCTGGATCTTGTCTTTAATCGGGAGGACTTAGAGGTTATTGTAGAGAATTTACAGTTATCCCAAAGGAGATCTGATAAAGGGGATAAATTTATCATTCTGGATCAAGGCAGGCAAATATTCAGGTTCATACCTGCTGAACCGGAAACAAAGATTTTTGTCGATCTAATGCCTTTGAAGGGCAGGGACTTGCAAGAAGATTTGGGGTGTAGGGATTTTACCATCAATGCAATGGCTTTATCCCTCGACAAAATGATAGTAAAACCAAATCCGAAGCAAGGATCAGTAGACGAAGGGTCTGAACTCCTGTTTAAAATTCCTAATAGCACTAAAAAAATGGAACAGTTAATAATCGATCCCTTTCAGGGGAAATTAGACCTAAAACATAAGGTTGTCAGGCCAGTATCCCAACGTATTATGGAAAATGACCCCCTAAGATGTTTGAGAGCATTCAGATTTTTTGTCTTAGGCTATGACTTATCTAGGGAAATTTTAAACCTAATTGAAGAAGGTGAATATTCCTGGTCTGATATTTATGGCCAGATAGCCCAGGAAAGAATTTATCATGAAATGAAAGCTATTTGGGCTTCGAATAGTTCTTTACAGCGTCAGGCTCAGCTCCTTCAGTTAATGCAAGTACTGGGCTTTGATGAGCATATTAATTTCAGACAAAATAATCTAATTACGCTATCATCTATCTTGGAAATGTTGTTAGACAGCTGGTCCTGGTCCAAAACATACCCACAAATAAACAGATTTGAACTGGCTTTTTTATTATGGGACTTAGCAGGATTTAATTTTTATGAAGAATTGACTTTACCTAAATCCTTAAAGAGCTTACAAGAAGGAGTTTTAAGGGGAAGGCAGCAAATCCCTGTAAATGTCTGTTCTAAATGTCGCTACCGTTTTTATGCCCGAGAACTGGTTAAATTCAGGGATAGTACCTGGTTAAAATTAGAGTCTCTGGGATGGTTGTTGAATTTTGCCAGGACTCAAGTTCAGGAATTTAATAGTAGTTCCAATGTTGAATTTAATAATTCCAGGGATATGGAGGGAGTAATCAAGCTGAGCTTGAAGAAAGAAGCACAAATCATTCCTTTACTGATTACAAGATATAAGCAGATTAAGGAAAAGTATGATGGCAACTGGTTGTTAGAGCATAGCGGAAAAGACCCTGGCCCCTGGTTGAAACAAGCTCTTCAGGACTTGCACTATCAAAAATTGATTGGCGATGAATCGGGGGAATCAAATTATGAATAA
- a CDS encoding DUF1461 domain-containing protein, producing MNTSNYNKKFIKCLLNGLIGILLLGGVFFANFAMVVFDFSHYEQQFEELDRVEFTGIEQAELYRVTEEILDYLKLQRSHIDITAEIEGEEERLFTERELIHMEDVRDLFKGGYVILVGNIFLLILGFYFGSSYLTYYHGQYLNSRREATAYLLKWGARLALALFLLLAVIFFLGFDFWYDQLHIWLFDNDYWLLNPETHNLIRIFPVPFFYNTIFRIVYRTVAHLAILLLISWTIPRIPVNPLNKG from the coding sequence GTGAATACTTCAAATTATAACAAGAAATTTATAAAATGTTTACTGAATGGCTTGATAGGGATTTTACTTTTAGGTGGCGTCTTTTTTGCAAATTTTGCCATGGTGGTATTTGATTTTTCTCACTATGAACAGCAGTTTGAGGAGCTAGATCGAGTTGAGTTCACTGGTATCGAGCAAGCAGAACTTTATCGGGTAACAGAAGAGATTCTAGATTACTTAAAGTTACAGCGGTCTCATATTGATATAACAGCTGAGATAGAAGGTGAAGAAGAACGGCTGTTCACAGAACGAGAGCTAATTCATATGGAAGATGTCAGGGACCTCTTCAAAGGTGGTTATGTTATCCTTGTAGGGAATATATTCTTATTAATTCTAGGTTTTTATTTTGGTAGTAGTTATTTAACTTATTATCACGGCCAATATTTAAATTCCAGAAGGGAAGCCACTGCCTATCTATTAAAATGGGGAGCTCGGCTTGCATTGGCACTATTTTTGTTGTTAGCTGTTATTTTCTTCTTGGGCTTTGATTTTTGGTATGATCAACTTCATATCTGGTTATTTGACAATGATTATTGGCTGTTAAATCCTGAAACTCATAATCTAATTAGAATTTTTCCAGTACCTTTCTTTTACAATACCATTTTCAGGATTGTTTATCGAACAGTGGCTCACCTGGCAATTCTGTTATTAATCTCTTGGACTATTCCCAGAATCCCTGTCAATCCTTTGAATAAAGGCTAG
- a CDS encoding AbrB family transcriptional regulator, producing MDLPIEITLIEIIEKLLGLILLYGLGLLGWYLGIKIKLPAAPVLGGVLLIGSLRVMGLQLPFLPQPVVLGLQIMLGVMVGSRLDRQAMKSLKTIALPAVLISTWAVTITLVFGFLIAAISGLETTTAILGSSIGGLPEMTVLAEDTGADTVTVVMFHILRVLSTMLVFPFILSHFSRKSQAQANTTTSTDTTSYANYQQMGTSQSPGDNGKTQNKYQKLNPIKLLLTLAVAGGFGGLLILVGVPAGGLVGGMVFIIIANYFEFPVEVPPRKALNWFLVGIGLMVSNEVSPETMELILSGELVIPLVLSVTLTLASSFGVAYLINKLTGWEYTLCFLASAPAGFTVMTGFALNEGYDPVRVSLLHLSRLVTLKLVIPFLFMIFY from the coding sequence TTGGATTTACCAATAGAAATTACACTTATAGAAATAATTGAAAAACTCCTGGGATTGATCCTCCTTTATGGACTGGGGCTTTTGGGTTGGTACCTGGGCATCAAGATCAAACTGCCTGCAGCTCCAGTTCTAGGAGGTGTTTTGCTAATAGGTAGTCTCCGTGTTATGGGACTTCAGCTTCCCTTTTTACCCCAACCAGTTGTCCTGGGGTTACAAATAATGCTAGGTGTCATGGTAGGTTCCAGACTTGACCGCCAAGCCATGAAATCCCTGAAGACAATTGCTTTACCGGCAGTACTAATTTCTACTTGGGCAGTGACAATAACCCTAGTATTTGGATTTTTGATAGCTGCTATAAGTGGTTTGGAAACTACTACTGCCATATTGGGCTCTAGTATAGGTGGTCTGCCAGAAATGACTGTTTTAGCTGAAGATACAGGTGCGGATACAGTTACTGTAGTAATGTTTCATATTTTAAGAGTTTTGTCTACTATGCTAGTGTTTCCCTTTATACTTTCCCATTTTAGTAGAAAATCTCAAGCACAAGCCAATACAACAACAAGTACAGATACCACCTCGTATGCGAATTATCAACAGATGGGAACATCTCAAAGTCCTGGCGATAATGGTAAAACTCAGAATAAATATCAAAAACTCAATCCAATTAAATTGCTGCTAACTCTGGCTGTTGCCGGAGGCTTTGGAGGCCTGCTTATATTAGTGGGAGTACCAGCCGGTGGCCTGGTTGGTGGAATGGTGTTTATTATTATAGCCAATTATTTTGAATTTCCCGTAGAAGTTCCACCTCGTAAAGCCCTTAATTGGTTTTTAGTGGGTATTGGTCTGATGGTAAGTAATGAAGTATCTCCTGAAACTATGGAACTGATTTTATCCGGAGAACTTGTGATTCCCTTAGTATTATCCGTAACCTTGACTTTAGCGTCTTCCTTTGGGGTGGCATATTTAATAAACAAGCTAACAGGATGGGAGTATACTTTGTGTTTTTTAGCCAGTGCACCAGCTGGATTTACTGTCATGACGGGCTTTGCATTAAATGAAGGTTATGATCCTGTACGAGTTTCTTTACTGCACTTGTCCAGGCTTGTGACATTGAAACTAGTAATTCCATTCTTATTTATGATATTCTATTGA
- the murJ gene encoding murein biosynthesis integral membrane protein MurJ gives MTLNRGQAIKAAGAMTIVSLLSKVFGFLREMALAREFGATFETDAFLIAIMIPQILFASLGASIATTFIPLYTEARLDNKHEVNSFVSTFFKIMVGLSSIIVTVALLFTPQLISVISPGFTGEVRELSILLTRIMLPVIVFLAAGGVLKGILHSHNEFLIPVSVGVFQNVIIIAFILILGPTYGIEMVTVGSLIGFSMNFFILYPKARKLKVPLIDKLKPFHPLVKRSFYLMLPILFGNMVLQLNKLVDRMLASNLEEGSISALNYASKIFTLPHGIFVMAVATVLYPSFSQFAAKGNVNRVKETMVSGLSSLVFLILPMMIGALVLREPIIRVLFERGEFDATATERTAFALFFYSLGMLSISLREIINRVFYSYQDTKTPIRIATISVFINIGLNFLLVGPLGHGGLAFATSISMTIGVVLLFISVRRFLGPFGLRSFTVNGLKMLLAAGTMGTILYGVNLILPEGTAAIWRLVIPTIFGGSAYLAICRALQVEEMDIAKDMLIKALNRFRK, from the coding sequence TTGACATTAAATCGAGGCCAAGCTATAAAAGCAGCCGGTGCTATGACTATAGTATCATTACTGAGTAAGGTGTTTGGATTTCTCAGGGAAATGGCCCTGGCCAGAGAATTTGGAGCCACTTTTGAAACTGATGCTTTTTTAATTGCCATTATGATACCGCAGATACTATTTGCTTCCCTGGGAGCATCCATTGCTACGACATTTATACCACTCTATACTGAAGCCAGGTTAGACAACAAACATGAAGTGAACTCCTTTGTCAGTACTTTTTTCAAAATTATGGTGGGTTTAAGCAGTATCATTGTAACTGTGGCCCTGCTTTTTACTCCTCAGCTAATTTCCGTAATCAGTCCTGGTTTTACAGGGGAAGTGCGTGAATTATCTATTCTGCTAACTAGAATCATGCTTCCTGTAATAGTCTTTTTAGCTGCTGGTGGTGTCTTAAAGGGGATTTTACATTCACATAATGAATTCTTGATTCCCGTGTCCGTAGGTGTATTTCAAAATGTGATTATTATAGCCTTTATCTTGATATTAGGTCCAACTTACGGGATAGAAATGGTAACAGTGGGCAGTTTAATCGGTTTTTCCATGAACTTTTTTATCTTGTATCCGAAAGCTCGCAAATTAAAAGTGCCTTTAATTGATAAACTGAAACCTTTTCATCCCCTGGTTAAGCGAAGTTTTTACTTAATGCTTCCCATCCTTTTTGGTAATATGGTTCTTCAGTTAAATAAGTTGGTAGATAGAATGCTGGCTTCTAACTTGGAAGAGGGTAGTATATCTGCTTTAAACTATGCATCTAAGATATTTACATTACCTCACGGAATTTTTGTCATGGCAGTGGCAACTGTACTGTATCCATCTTTCAGCCAGTTTGCTGCCAAGGGTAATGTAAACAGGGTTAAAGAAACCATGGTAAGCGGTTTATCCAGTCTTGTCTTTTTAATTCTACCTATGATGATAGGTGCCCTGGTTTTAAGAGAGCCAATTATCAGGGTGTTATTTGAACGGGGAGAATTTGATGCAACAGCGACGGAGCGCACAGCCTTTGCTTTGTTTTTTTACTCTCTGGGAATGCTTTCAATATCATTAAGGGAAATTATCAATCGGGTGTTTTACTCTTATCAAGATACAAAAACTCCTATCAGGATTGCTACTATCTCGGTTTTTATCAATATCGGATTGAATTTTCTCTTAGTCGGCCCTTTGGGGCACGGAGGACTGGCCTTTGCTACCAGTATATCCATGACCATCGGAGTAGTTTTATTATTTATTAGTGTCCGGCGCTTCCTAGGACCCTTTGGTTTAAGGTCATTTACAGTAAATGGGCTCAAAATGTTACTGGCCGCGGGAACCATGGGAACTATTCTCTACGGAGTCAATTTAATTTTACCGGAAGGTACAGCAGCTATCTGGAGGCTTGTGATACCGACTATCTTTGGTGGCTCTGCTTATTTAGCGATCTGTAGGGCATTGCAAGTCGAAGAAATGGATATAGCCAAAGATATGTTGATAAAAGCTCTCAACCGATTCCGAAAATGA